One Rhodoferax ferrireducens T118 DNA segment encodes these proteins:
- a CDS encoding HNH endonuclease signature motif containing protein, with the protein MTTEDFLLGMGADTSSAQNLSMRLSTADIEAMNTGMLEELGLTKRATQAIKNKRPPIPVKNLRSVLDANFYVCCVCKDRNRNVVVHHIQPYAQSKDHACSNLAVLCLMHHSEEHLTRDQTQNLTSDKIASCKKSWEAETIRIKADIATAQRERPWNEPCRWDWVNFPRVVDTLRLKGLKAADGYGYDELFKSGIVDKSGGFVGTDWQNVKVKDNDYFSAGKQQLEIAAHVGQMLELIGQAVPIFDLTSWLSICPSFIRGCLVEGDFISVKASFVYHKAFDGAMIATAETEAWRISFEFDPWYCLSSTSRLNYYTTTPVNQSLFGIVRSVVSQGGKQVLSISPLGTSPTFAPHRPRFGDWIDGTRPTADGGT; encoded by the coding sequence ATGACCACAGAAGACTTCCTGCTAGGCATGGGTGCCGACACATCATCGGCACAGAACCTGTCCATGCGACTGAGCACGGCGGACATAGAAGCCATGAACACGGGCATGCTCGAGGAACTGGGCCTAACCAAGCGCGCAACTCAGGCCATTAAAAACAAGCGGCCGCCGATCCCTGTAAAAAACCTGAGATCGGTTCTCGACGCAAACTTCTACGTATGTTGTGTCTGCAAAGACCGGAACCGCAATGTTGTTGTGCACCATATCCAACCATACGCTCAATCGAAGGATCATGCTTGCTCGAATCTGGCTGTGCTTTGCCTCATGCATCATTCGGAAGAGCACCTGACGCGCGATCAAACCCAGAACCTGACCTCGGACAAGATCGCGTCCTGCAAGAAGTCCTGGGAAGCAGAAACCATTCGAATAAAGGCAGACATTGCGACGGCGCAGCGGGAGCGTCCGTGGAATGAACCTTGTAGGTGGGATTGGGTTAACTTTCCTCGCGTGGTCGACACCCTTAGGCTCAAAGGGTTGAAGGCTGCCGATGGCTACGGCTACGACGAGTTATTCAAAAGCGGAATTGTCGACAAGTCCGGAGGATTCGTCGGTACCGATTGGCAGAATGTGAAAGTCAAGGACAACGACTATTTCAGCGCGGGCAAGCAGCAGCTTGAGATTGCTGCTCACGTGGGGCAAATGCTCGAGCTAATCGGACAGGCGGTGCCCATTTTCGATTTAACCTCTTGGCTGTCGATATGTCCCAGTTTCATTCGAGGCTGTCTAGTCGAAGGTGACTTCATCTCCGTGAAGGCGTCGTTTGTCTATCACAAAGCCTTCGACGGCGCGATGATCGCAACCGCCGAAACGGAAGCTTGGCGCATCTCGTTCGAGTTCGATCCATGGTACTGCCTCAGCAGCACCTCCCGGCTCAACTACTACACTACAACGCCTGTGAACCAATCCCTGTTCGGAATCGTTCGGTCAGTGGTATCCCAGGGCGGCAAGCAAGTTCTCAGCATTTCTCCGCTGGGCACAAGCCCAACTTTCGCGCCGCATAGGCCAAGATTCGGAGATTGGATCGATGGAACTCGGCCGACCGCAGACGGTGGGACGTAA
- a CDS encoding DNA alkylation repair protein — protein MDLLIKYHRQLDLDSLARLLQLVQRQSWWDTVDGLAGVVGDILLRARTGQCDVQRHMDMWLSHSNLWVRRVAMLHQLGWKAQTDEAQLLHYALALAPETDFFIRKATGWALRDHARTRPEAVRAFLSQHAQRLSGLTRREAGKHLGGSAAV, from the coding sequence GTGGACTTGCTGATCAAATACCACCGGCAGCTTGATCTGGACAGCCTGGCGCGCTTGCTGCAACTGGTGCAGCGCCAATCGTGGTGGGACACGGTCGATGGTCTGGCTGGTGTGGTGGGAGACATCTTGCTGCGGGCGCGGACGGGCCAGTGTGATGTGCAGCGCCACATGGATATGTGGCTGAGCCATTCGAACCTGTGGGTGCGCCGCGTGGCCATGCTTCACCAGCTAGGCTGGAAGGCGCAGACCGACGAGGCGCAACTGCTTCATTACGCACTGGCGTTGGCCCCCGAAACGGATTTCTTCATCCGAAAGGCCACAGGCTGGGCGCTACGCGACCACGCCCGCACCCGGCCTGAGGCCGTGCGCGCCTTTTTGTCGCAGCATGCGCAGCGCCTTTCGGGCTTGACGCGCCGAGAGGCGGGAAAACACCTAGGCGGATCGGCTGCAGTTTGA
- a CDS encoding DNA alkylation repair protein, with protein sequence MTTPAVAALLSQIEAALRPLADALQAAPMRAYMLDQFAFLGVRATPRRLALRALPRLNTWTAPELLVLAEALWELPEREFHYGRWTC encoded by the coding sequence ATGACAACACCAGCCGTGGCAGCGCTGCTCTCGCAGATCGAAGCCGCACTGCGCCCGCTGGCCGATGCGCTGCAGGCCGCGCCCATGCGCGCCTACATGCTTGACCAGTTTGCGTTTTTGGGCGTCCGCGCCACCCCGCGCCGCCTGGCCCTGCGCGCCTTGCCCCGGTTGAACACCTGGACTGCCCCCGAACTGCTGGTGCTGGCCGAAGCCCTGTGGGAGCTGCCCGAGCGCGAGTTCCACTACGGGCGGTGGACTTGCTGA
- a CDS encoding thioredoxin family protein has product MSTPTPYLSETEAPARAEVDALPGLTLLEFGTDWCGHCRAAQPALAEVLPQHPQWRHLKVEDGPGRPLGRSYRVKLWPTLVLLHDGQEVARLVRPTQAAYISAALNIA; this is encoded by the coding sequence ATGAGCACGCCCACACCCTACCTCAGCGAAACCGAAGCCCCGGCGCGTGCCGAAGTCGATGCCCTGCCGGGCTTGACCCTGCTCGAATTCGGCACCGACTGGTGCGGCCATTGCCGCGCCGCCCAGCCTGCACTGGCCGAGGTGCTGCCACAACACCCGCAGTGGCGCCACCTCAAGGTTGAAGATGGACCAGGTCGCCCGCTTGGGCGCAGCTACCGCGTCAAGCTCTGGCCCACGCTGGTGCTGCTGCATGACGGGCAGGAAGTAGCGCGCCTGGTGCGCCCCACGCAAGCCGCTTACATCTCGGCCGCGCTGAACATCGCATGA
- a CDS encoding IS91 family transposase: MGRLALEVADIFRTHGPAWRNGQQGHLSLGQLKVMSAIEQCRSAALGGHLLHCQACEHGEIAYNSCRNRHCPKCQASAAKRWLEERQAELLPVDYYHVVFTLPAPLSAIAYYNKAVIYRLLFEVAAETLITIAADPKHLGAQIAATLVLHTWGSALTHHPHVHGIVPGGGLTKDSQSWVACKPGFFLSVRVLSRLFRRRFLEELDQAHQAGQLQFFGEYAALSDASAFAKWLAPMRRCEWVVYAKRPFAGPQAVLAYLSRYTHRVAIANSRLVSMDERGVTFRWKDYRDKGKTRHKTMTLEPDEFMRRFLLHVLPTGFHRIRHYGFIANNARKENLARARELLDVAPVAVADAKNTDEPVELVRPTFVCARCGAPMIIVQTFMRGQAIRAPPYEQAAP, encoded by the coding sequence GTGGGGCGCCTCGCCCTGGAGGTCGCCGACATCTTTCGTACCCACGGCCCGGCTTGGCGTAATGGCCAGCAGGGGCACCTGAGCCTGGGTCAACTCAAGGTCATGTCGGCCATCGAACAGTGCCGCAGCGCGGCGCTGGGGGGACACCTGTTGCACTGCCAGGCGTGCGAGCACGGCGAGATTGCGTACAATTCGTGCCGCAACCGGCACTGCCCCAAGTGCCAGGCCAGTGCGGCCAAGCGTTGGCTGGAAGAACGCCAGGCCGAACTGCTGCCAGTGGACTACTACCATGTGGTCTTCACCTTGCCCGCACCCCTCAGCGCCATTGCGTACTACAACAAGGCCGTGATCTACCGGCTGTTGTTTGAGGTGGCAGCAGAAACCCTGATCACCATCGCAGCCGACCCCAAGCATCTGGGCGCGCAGATCGCAGCAACGCTGGTGCTGCACACCTGGGGATCGGCACTGACGCACCACCCGCATGTGCACGGCATCGTGCCCGGCGGCGGTCTGACCAAGGACAGCCAGAGTTGGGTCGCGTGCAAACCGGGCTTCTTCCTGTCAGTGCGCGTGCTCTCTCGGCTGTTTCGCCGGCGCTTCCTCGAAGAACTCGACCAGGCGCATCAAGCCGGCCAGTTGCAGTTCTTCGGCGAGTACGCCGCGCTAAGCGACGCGAGCGCATTTGCCAAATGGCTGGCACCGATGCGACGCTGCGAATGGGTGGTCTATGCCAAACGCCCGTTTGCTGGTCCACAGGCTGTGCTGGCCTATTTGTCGCGCTACACCCACCGGGTCGCCATCGCCAACTCTCGACTGGTATCGATGGACGAGCGCGGTGTCACGTTTCGCTGGAAGGATTACCGGGACAAGGGCAAGACGCGGCACAAGACCATGACCCTTGAGCCAGACGAGTTCATGCGCCGCTTCCTGCTGCATGTTCTACCCACCGGCTTTCACCGCATTCGCCACTATGGATTTATTGCCAACAACGCTCGCAAAGAGAACCTGGCACGCGCCCGTGAGTTGCTCGATGTCGCACCTGTTGCAGTTGCCGACGCGAAGAACACCGACGAGCCAGTTGAACTTGTGCGACCGACCTTCGTCTGCGCGCGCTGCGGCGCGCCAATGATCATCGTTCAAACGTTTATGCGCGGCCAGGCCATTCGGGCACCGCCTTATGAACAGGCTGCACCATGA
- a CDS encoding tyrosine-type recombinase/integrase encodes MESSSQAVSPLRQRMIEDMRLRKLAPKTQSAYVRAVRKLAGFIGRSPDTASAEDLRRFQLHMVDSGASPITLNATIVGLNFFFSITLGREEVMAKMQSVRVPHRLPVVLSKEEVARLLAAVGHIKHQTALSLAYGTGLRVGEVVALKVSDIDSQRMTLRVEQGKGRKDRYAMLSPVLLERLRCWWRVARAQGKMLDGGWLFPGLNPIESLGTRQLNRAIHEAALVARIDKRVSMHTLRHSFATHLLEQKVDIRVIQVLLGHNRLDTTAQYVQVATDILREVISPLETLEPA; translated from the coding sequence ATGGAGTCATCAAGTCAAGCCGTCTCGCCACTACGTCAACGCATGATCGAGGACATGCGACTGCGCAAGCTGGCGCCCAAGACGCAATCGGCATACGTTCGAGCCGTGCGCAAGCTTGCGGGATTTATCGGCAGGTCGCCCGATACTGCCAGCGCAGAGGATTTGCGCCGCTTCCAGTTGCATATGGTTGATTCAGGAGCCTCGCCCATCACGCTCAACGCGACCATCGTTGGCTTGAATTTCTTCTTCAGTATCACGCTGGGCCGTGAAGAGGTCATGGCCAAGATGCAGTCGGTGCGCGTGCCGCATCGACTGCCCGTGGTGTTGAGCAAGGAAGAGGTGGCCAGATTGCTTGCTGCAGTTGGGCATATCAAGCACCAGACAGCCCTTTCATTGGCCTACGGCACCGGGCTGCGAGTCGGCGAAGTGGTCGCGCTCAAAGTGAGCGACATTGACAGTCAACGCATGACGCTGCGCGTGGAACAAGGCAAGGGACGCAAGGATCGCTACGCCATGCTCTCACCCGTACTGCTGGAGCGGCTGCGTTGCTGGTGGCGTGTGGCACGTGCACAAGGCAAGATGCTCGACGGTGGCTGGCTGTTTCCGGGGCTCAATCCCATCGAGTCGCTGGGCACGCGCCAACTCAATCGAGCCATTCACGAAGCAGCCCTGGTGGCAAGAATAGACAAGCGCGTCTCCATGCACACGCTGCGCCACAGCTTTGCCACGCACCTACTGGAGCAGAAAGTGGACATCCGGGTGATACAGGTATTGCTCGGACACAACCGGCTCGACACTACGGCGCAGTACGTCCAGGTGGCCACAGACATCCTGCGCGAAGTGATCAGCCCACTGGAGACTTTAGAGCCCGCGTAG
- a CDS encoding Mov34/MPN/PAD-1 family protein, whose translation MSSPMKSLEFGVGLWSALMGDLHHRGQGRRESGAFLLGRVTDTAKVVYDWLTYDELDPQSLKYPIVRLDSSAFAHLWEGCATRQLEVVADIHTHPHGPAQSRSDRAYPMIALTGHIALIAPNFARGPVMPKDISFNVYQGEGRWHSYYRSDAAALIKIL comes from the coding sequence ATGAGCTCGCCTATGAAGTCGCTTGAGTTCGGGGTCGGCCTGTGGTCCGCGCTGATGGGTGACCTGCATCACCGCGGACAAGGCCGCCGCGAGTCGGGTGCCTTCCTGTTAGGGCGTGTGACTGACACGGCAAAGGTCGTCTACGACTGGCTAACTTACGACGAGCTTGACCCGCAGTCGCTGAAGTACCCCATCGTGCGACTCGACTCCAGCGCGTTCGCGCACCTATGGGAAGGCTGCGCCACCCGGCAGCTGGAAGTCGTAGCCGACATCCACACGCACCCGCATGGACCGGCTCAAAGCCGCTCCGACCGGGCTTACCCAATGATTGCCTTGACCGGCCACATCGCGCTCATCGCACCGAATTTCGCGCGGGGGCCGGTGATGCCGAAAGACATCAGCTTCAACGTTTACCAAGGCGAGGGCCGTTGGCATTCATACTACCGCAGCGACGCCGCTGCGCTCATCAAGATTCTCTAG
- a CDS encoding DUF7665 family protein, whose amino-acid sequence MRDKEALDTHLCSGRFLAGAAKCRWRLVQVQWPLVYIEVGARDGRRFTLRFECTGYPEAAPSATLWDSGSQQQLPAALWPRGGRVSQVFNPGWKGGAALYLPCDRESIPGHSNWLTEHPWLIWNPSRGLLQYIEAVCEVLQSHELAYEVA is encoded by the coding sequence ATGCGAGACAAGGAAGCTCTTGACACGCACCTGTGCTCCGGCCGGTTCCTGGCCGGGGCGGCAAAGTGTCGCTGGCGGCTCGTCCAAGTGCAGTGGCCGCTGGTCTACATAGAGGTCGGCGCGCGCGATGGACGGCGTTTCACGCTGCGCTTCGAGTGCACCGGATACCCCGAGGCTGCACCCAGTGCAACTCTTTGGGATTCGGGGTCGCAGCAGCAGTTGCCGGCTGCACTGTGGCCGCGTGGAGGCCGTGTATCGCAGGTCTTCAACCCTGGCTGGAAGGGCGGCGCGGCACTCTACCTGCCGTGTGACCGGGAGAGCATTCCCGGACATTCGAACTGGCTGACCGAGCACCCTTGGCTCATCTGGAATCCCTCGCGTGGACTGCTGCAATACATCGAAGCGGTCTGCGAAGTGCTGCAAAGCCATGAGCTCGCCTATGAAGTCGCTTGA
- a CDS encoding UvrD-helicase domain-containing protein yields the protein MNPFQRAREQAVALRRKLLDDRAGEAVHVSEFLTPDPIAAKLSLGVEYVPKGAAELSNGDAILRRKEDYIYVRKDIGVAEQAYLVAHELGHFILDESQEEVAIASLSSLTDAEGTPAVISVEAYGARERLELRANVFARELMLPREVARVLHDAGVGPRKAARDLGIHLEIVRQQMLDAVMLPNVVLAPEARTQHPPSLDQLLAIQAPERYVNVVAGPGSGKTSTLVHRIRYLIDEKAVDPSHILVLTFTNKAAFELVDRLRDANIHRASDVWAGTFHAFGLDFLRKYHQCFGLESDLKVADRLNAITILNQELPKVELTHYRRVQDPYDWLPDVVNSIKRLKEEMVSPEAYRLAIQGLPTAEPGRRECREDVASLYECYERALRERKMVDFVDLVAKPAKAIEQDRPQYSELADKFQHVLVDEYQDVTHAMVELISQLAKNAKSLWVVGDVRQAIHHWRGASVHSLTKFNERFEAQAGSGKIKTYPLAFNRRSSSEILELVKQAGKRHILETTSLKLENTTATSGPNGHPPTLVSCFPFVSMPDAIAAGIHELHSEGVPFGKQAVLNRWNYELGMVAAGLRRVGIPVLHIGELAQRPEVKTLLCLMQLMVERLPRALVGLMGDARLAVDFEDFQKLMELCEEDPLLQRGAWLDDLPEDLSPQSRSVLVTIARLLNGQWRRSNPWGFVCDLLLEHRFGYPPRADVSIEAHSLRIALWQFAYATRTGDGERKFPTLPRFLLRQQLRQRIGETYSERELPAEVAAIDAVRLLSIHGSKGLEFDSVHVNNVNTDDYGPKGRYWESPSEASRLVPPEVLRSSQETWNFEATVERNNLLYVALSRARKRLFMYQNGEDTRKGAPQLSPPSAPVRALSFNGTVTAPAGQAPIPRPPLTEPLPFDEFETFVRCPLQHWYRFELRLAGEQGVDIAIKARWAVMAALKALAQKPGSSPKEAFMAEWESRKLPSHTEDLQLWTHATAVFWDGLAIIKASAGAFVEPVTSINGLTIRLNWMLLNASAGRPALELIRFSGSDLTKAAQLLRPMLNDLQPVRARGVTIHSLLGAKKESFEPSGAIEKTAAFAAVQRFFAGNREPKVGRHCKRCAYMTFCPTRPSM from the coding sequence ATGAATCCCTTTCAGCGTGCACGAGAGCAAGCAGTCGCTCTGCGAAGGAAGCTCCTCGACGACCGTGCGGGTGAGGCAGTGCACGTCAGTGAGTTCCTGACGCCCGACCCAATTGCGGCGAAGCTTTCCCTGGGAGTCGAATATGTTCCGAAAGGCGCTGCGGAACTCTCGAACGGGGATGCCATCCTCAGACGCAAGGAAGACTATATCTACGTCCGTAAGGATATCGGTGTAGCTGAGCAGGCTTACCTAGTCGCTCATGAGCTTGGCCACTTTATTCTCGACGAGTCGCAGGAAGAAGTCGCAATAGCCTCGTTGAGCTCGCTGACCGACGCTGAGGGCACACCGGCAGTTATCTCAGTCGAAGCCTATGGGGCGCGCGAACGGTTGGAGCTCAGAGCGAACGTCTTTGCGCGCGAGCTTATGCTTCCGCGTGAGGTTGCGCGCGTGCTACATGACGCCGGTGTCGGACCCCGGAAGGCCGCACGCGACTTGGGCATCCACCTCGAAATCGTGCGTCAGCAGATGCTGGACGCGGTCATGCTGCCGAATGTTGTGTTGGCGCCCGAGGCAAGGACCCAGCATCCTCCCAGTCTGGACCAGCTGCTTGCCATTCAGGCGCCTGAGCGCTATGTCAACGTCGTTGCCGGGCCTGGTTCCGGCAAGACGTCGACGCTGGTTCACCGGATTCGCTACCTGATTGATGAAAAAGCTGTCGACCCGAGCCACATCCTCGTTCTAACGTTCACCAACAAGGCGGCGTTCGAGCTCGTCGACAGGTTGCGCGACGCGAATATCCATCGCGCATCGGACGTGTGGGCCGGCACTTTCCATGCGTTCGGACTGGATTTCCTGCGTAAGTACCACCAGTGCTTCGGCTTGGAGTCCGACCTCAAGGTGGCGGACAGGCTCAATGCAATCACGATACTCAACCAGGAGCTGCCCAAGGTTGAGCTCACCCACTACCGGCGCGTCCAGGACCCCTATGACTGGCTGCCAGATGTCGTCAATAGCATCAAGCGGTTGAAGGAAGAGATGGTCTCGCCGGAGGCGTATCGACTAGCCATTCAAGGTCTACCGACTGCCGAGCCGGGTCGAAGAGAATGCCGCGAAGATGTCGCGAGTCTCTACGAATGCTACGAGCGAGCGCTACGCGAACGGAAAATGGTGGATTTCGTCGACTTGGTCGCAAAGCCTGCCAAGGCCATTGAGCAAGACCGTCCGCAGTACAGCGAGCTTGCAGACAAGTTCCAACACGTACTGGTCGACGAGTATCAGGATGTCACGCATGCGATGGTCGAGCTCATCTCGCAGTTGGCGAAAAACGCCAAGTCGCTCTGGGTCGTCGGCGATGTGCGTCAGGCGATTCATCATTGGCGCGGCGCTTCCGTGCACAGTTTGACGAAGTTCAACGAACGCTTCGAAGCGCAGGCTGGTAGCGGTAAGATTAAAACGTATCCGCTGGCCTTCAATCGGCGTAGCTCCAGTGAAATCCTGGAGCTCGTGAAGCAGGCCGGGAAGCGGCATATCCTCGAAACCACGTCGCTCAAGCTGGAGAATACGACGGCCACTTCAGGACCGAATGGACATCCCCCCACCCTGGTGTCATGCTTTCCGTTCGTCTCCATGCCAGATGCAATCGCGGCGGGGATACATGAGCTTCATTCTGAAGGAGTGCCTTTCGGCAAGCAGGCTGTACTCAACCGCTGGAACTACGAGCTCGGCATGGTGGCAGCCGGACTCCGCAGGGTCGGCATCCCGGTCCTGCACATTGGCGAACTGGCTCAGCGCCCCGAGGTGAAGACGCTACTGTGCTTGATGCAGCTTATGGTGGAGCGATTGCCGCGGGCGCTTGTGGGGCTGATGGGGGACGCGCGCCTCGCCGTCGATTTCGAAGACTTCCAGAAGCTGATGGAGCTGTGCGAGGAAGACCCCTTGCTGCAACGTGGGGCATGGCTCGACGATTTGCCGGAGGACCTCTCACCACAATCACGGTCGGTGCTTGTGACGATTGCCAGGCTATTGAATGGTCAATGGCGACGGTCCAACCCATGGGGCTTCGTTTGCGACTTGCTGCTGGAGCATCGCTTCGGTTATCCACCCCGCGCGGATGTATCCATCGAGGCGCACTCCTTGCGAATCGCTCTCTGGCAATTCGCGTATGCCACGCGGACAGGCGACGGTGAGCGTAAATTCCCGACCCTGCCTAGGTTCCTGTTACGTCAGCAACTGCGGCAGCGCATCGGTGAAACCTATTCCGAGCGCGAGCTGCCTGCAGAGGTCGCTGCAATTGATGCCGTGCGACTACTCTCGATTCACGGCAGCAAGGGCCTCGAATTTGATTCCGTCCACGTGAACAACGTGAATACGGACGACTATGGCCCAAAGGGTCGCTACTGGGAATCACCGTCCGAGGCCTCACGGCTCGTTCCTCCCGAGGTCTTGCGCAGCTCCCAGGAGACCTGGAACTTCGAGGCAACGGTCGAGCGGAATAACTTGCTCTACGTCGCGCTGTCGCGAGCTCGCAAACGTCTGTTTATGTACCAGAACGGCGAGGACACTCGCAAGGGGGCACCACAGCTGAGCCCTCCATCAGCTCCGGTCAGGGCACTTTCGTTTAATGGGACAGTGACAGCCCCAGCTGGACAGGCACCCATTCCGCGGCCCCCACTAACGGAGCCGTTGCCATTTGACGAATTCGAGACGTTCGTGCGATGTCCCCTGCAGCACTGGTATCGCTTTGAGCTGCGGCTCGCCGGCGAGCAAGGGGTAGACATTGCAATAAAGGCGCGATGGGCTGTCATGGCTGCCCTTAAGGCGCTTGCGCAGAAGCCAGGCTCTTCACCCAAAGAGGCATTCATGGCGGAATGGGAGAGTCGCAAGCTTCCTTCTCATACAGAAGACTTGCAGCTATGGACGCATGCCACCGCGGTGTTCTGGGATGGATTGGCCATCATCAAGGCCTCCGCGGGTGCATTCGTAGAGCCGGTTACATCGATTAACGGTTTGACGATTCGCCTGAACTGGATGCTGCTCAATGCATCAGCGGGGCGGCCCGCCCTGGAACTAATTAGATTCTCTGGCAGTGACCTGACAAAGGCAGCCCAGTTGCTCCGCCCCATGCTCAACGACCTTCAGCCCGTCAGGGCCCGCGGCGTGACTATTCACAGCCTGTTGGGTGCCAAGAAGGAATCGTTCGAGCCGAGCGGTGCAATCGAAAAAACTGCGGCATTCGCCGCGGTACAGCGGTTCTTCGCGGGCAATCGGGAGCCAAAGGTCGGCAGACACTGTAAGCGTTGCGCCTATATGACGTTCTGCCCGACTCGGCCGTCGATGTAG
- a CDS encoding sigma-70 family RNA polymerase sigma factor encodes MRARDPDHEQQLKIVHGLDAAELKRRIGIGNHEHANHLASEVLATLIRTRYRETERVVDEAVAELNRRIQILAGKRLRGMSAWGDVVKRGSTMVADTIDYVWESLLADTSPVSNCEVRFAVFVRDRVDDFMRHQLRLKNSMQSVDAMTVTDEQGEDPAIAAEEDTGAETPEEAAIRTQTTARVRVALMALPRKERDAFYFRTECKYEWRKVAELLGCSIPTANQHHQRALTKLLGELE; translated from the coding sequence ATGCGAGCACGCGACCCGGACCATGAACAGCAGCTGAAAATCGTCCATGGCCTTGACGCCGCCGAGCTGAAGCGTCGCATCGGCATCGGAAATCATGAACATGCGAATCACCTTGCTTCCGAGGTGCTGGCAACGCTTATCCGAACTCGGTACCGAGAAACGGAGCGCGTGGTGGACGAAGCCGTGGCCGAACTGAACCGTCGCATCCAAATTCTCGCCGGGAAACGTTTGCGGGGTATGAGCGCCTGGGGCGATGTGGTCAAGCGCGGCAGTACCATGGTCGCAGACACCATTGATTACGTGTGGGAGAGCCTGCTCGCCGACACTAGCCCTGTGTCGAACTGTGAGGTGCGCTTCGCAGTCTTCGTGCGCGACCGGGTCGATGACTTCATGCGACATCAACTGCGGCTGAAGAACAGCATGCAATCGGTCGACGCCATGACAGTGACCGACGAACAGGGAGAGGACCCTGCCATCGCTGCGGAGGAGGACACAGGAGCCGAAACGCCAGAAGAAGCCGCAATTCGGACTCAGACGACCGCAAGAGTGCGGGTCGCGCTGATGGCACTGCCCCGCAAGGAGCGTGATGCCTTCTACTTCCGAACTGAGTGCAAGTACGAATGGAGGAAGGTCGCAGAACTGCTCGGCTGCTCCATCCCAACAGCCAATCAACATCATCAGCGAGCTTTGACGAAGCTCCTCGGAGAACTGGAATGA
- a CDS encoding MFS transporter codes for MSKRSVRRLFAHRQFMRFWFSRLAGVSANQMLMVGVAWHMYDITSSAWDLGLVGLFQFVPALVLMLPAGHTADRFHRGRIFAACMGIQAVVALALIFATQFHFASRELILGISVLLGVARAFQMPAQQALTPQLVPQDMLQSALALSSSGMQVAIIGGPALGGMLYTTGATTVYVTCALLLLVSAMLALLVRYQHQQAHLAATWQTVLAGFTFVWHRKVLLGATSLDLFAVLLGGATALLPIYARDILHTGPIGLGVLRSAPAVGALMMSLAIMRWPLTRHVGRRLLAAVAIFGVATIVFGLSSHFGLSLVALAIAGAADSISVVTRSTLVQLETPNEMRGRVSAVNSMFIGASNQLGEFESGATAALFGAVGSVVIGGVGTVLIAAGWFRLFPALARRDRMGPTVAA; via the coding sequence ATGTCCAAAAGAAGCGTCCGCAGGTTATTTGCCCACCGTCAATTCATGCGCTTTTGGTTCTCCAGACTTGCCGGCGTGAGCGCCAATCAAATGTTGATGGTGGGGGTGGCCTGGCACATGTATGACATCACCTCCAGTGCCTGGGATCTCGGTTTGGTGGGATTGTTTCAGTTTGTACCTGCCCTTGTTCTGATGCTGCCTGCAGGGCACACTGCCGACCGATTTCATCGAGGTCGCATCTTTGCGGCCTGCATGGGCATTCAGGCGGTGGTGGCGTTGGCGCTGATCTTCGCCACCCAGTTCCACTTTGCCTCACGCGAGTTGATTCTTGGCATTTCGGTGTTGTTGGGGGTGGCTCGTGCCTTCCAGATGCCAGCACAACAGGCATTGACCCCTCAGCTTGTGCCGCAGGACATGCTGCAAAGTGCGCTAGCTTTGAGCTCCAGCGGCATGCAGGTGGCCATCATTGGTGGACCAGCACTTGGCGGCATGCTGTACACGACAGGGGCCACAACCGTCTATGTCACTTGCGCTCTCCTGCTTCTGGTGTCTGCCATGCTGGCCTTGCTGGTGCGCTACCAGCACCAGCAAGCCCATCTGGCCGCCACCTGGCAGACTGTTCTCGCTGGATTCACCTTTGTCTGGCACCGCAAGGTCTTGCTGGGTGCAACTTCACTGGACTTGTTTGCGGTGCTGCTCGGTGGTGCCACGGCCTTGCTGCCGATTTATGCACGGGACATCCTGCATACCGGGCCAATCGGGCTAGGGGTGTTGCGATCTGCTCCGGCCGTGGGTGCACTGATGATGTCGCTGGCGATCATGCGCTGGCCGCTGACCAGACACGTGGGGCGCCGGCTGTTGGCGGCTGTTGCCATTTTTGGCGTGGCCACCATTGTCTTTGGACTATCCAGCCATTTTGGGCTGTCGCTGGTGGCACTGGCGATTGCCGGGGCCGCCGACAGCATCAGCGTGGTGACGCGATCAACCCTGGTTCAGTTGGAAACACCCAACGAGATGCGGGGCCGGGTGTCGGCGGTCAACTCGATGTTCATTGGTGCCTCCAACCAGTTGGGGGAATTCGAGTCGGGAGCCACTGCAGCCCTGTTTGGCGCGGTGGGCTCTGTGGTCATTGGAGGTGTCGGTACGGTATTGATTGCTGCGGGATGGTTCAGGCTGTTTCCGGCGCTGGCAAGGCGGGATCGGATGGGGCCGACGGTTGCTGCTTGA